A part of Populus alba chromosome 8, ASM523922v2, whole genome shotgun sequence genomic DNA contains:
- the LOC118061032 gene encoding E3 ubiquitin-protein ligase MIEL1: protein MESTPVCNERLDFGKMGYGCQHYRRRCQIRAPCCNEIFTCRHCHNEATNMLKNFCDRHELNRYDVKQAICAVCDTEQPVAQVCTNCGVNMGGYFCEICKFFDDDTAKGQFHCDDCGICRVGGRENYFHCKKCGSCYATSLLDNHLCVENSMRHHCPICYEYLFDSLKETTVMKCGHTMHGECYDEMIKRDKYCCPICSKSIIDMSKTWKRIDEEIEATVMPEDYRHRKVWILCNDCNDTTEVYFHIIGQKCSHCKSYNTRTIAPPVLPQ, encoded by the exons ATGGAATCCACTCCTGTTTGCAATGAACGTCTTGATTTTGGAAAGATGGGTTACGG ATGCCAACATTACAGGAGAAGGTGCCAGATTCGGGCTCCATGTTGCAACGAGATTTTCACTTGTCGCCACTGTCACAACGAGGCCACG AATATGTTGAAGAACTTCTGCGATCGTCATGAGCTCAATCGATATGATGTCAAACAA GCTATATGTGCAGTTTGTGACACAGAACAGCCA GTTGCTCAAGTTTGCACGAACTGTGGTGTAAATATGGGGGGGTATTTCTGCGAAATTTGCAAATTCTTTGATGATGAT ACCGCAAAAGGACAGTTCCATTGTGATGATTGTGGGATCTGTAG AGTTGGTGGTCGCGAAAATTATTTTCACTGCAAGAAGTGTG GTTCTTGCTATGCAACATCTCTTCTTGATAATCATTTGTGTGTGGAGAACTCCATGCGTCATCATTGCCCCATATGTTACGAG TATTTATTTGATTCACTAAAAGAAACTACTGTAATGAAATGCGGGCACACTATGCATGGTGAATGCTACGATGAGATGATAAAGCGTGACAA ATACTGCTGCCCCATATGCTCCAAGTCTATAATTGACATGTCTAAAACCTGGAAGAGAATAGATGAGGAG ATAGAAGCAACTGTCATGCCTGAGGATTACCGCCACAGGAAG GTCTGGATACTATGTAACGACTGCAACGACACCACCGAAGTTTATTTCCACATAATCGGGCAGAAATGCAGCCACTGCAAATCATACAATACCCGAACAATTGCACCTCCAGTTCTACCTCAATGA